One genomic segment of Impatiens glandulifera chromosome 6, dImpGla2.1, whole genome shotgun sequence includes these proteins:
- the LOC124943170 gene encoding uncharacterized protein LOC124943170, which translates to MERPTEIHLNAAKKVIRYIKGTLDLGILYNRGNEGNLVGFTDSDYAGDLDDRRSTSGYVFKLGKGAVAWASKKQPIVTLSTIEAEFVAAALCACQAVWMKRLLKTLFYSHNECITLFCDNSSTIKLAKMQCYMVETADIMTKALKLESFEKLRVKLGICRMQKGNILRWCIADEQMPDDVLRRALNWACSHGADCRKIQPKQACFWPNTVKAHASYAFNSYYQRQKHKHNSCHFKSAAFVTEINPKGNILRWCIADEQMPDDVLQRALDWACSHGADCRKIQPKQPCFWPNTVKAHASYAFNSYYQRQKHKHNSCHFKSAAFVTEVNPSHGSCRFEVIP; encoded by the exons ATGGAAAGGCCTACAGAAATTCACTTGAATGCAGCTAAGAAGGTGATCAGATACATAAAGGGTACATTGGATCTTGGCATTTTATACAACAGAGGAAATGAAGGAAATTTGGTTGGCTTTACAGATAGTGATTATGCTGGAGATCTTGATGATAGAAGAAGCACTTCTGGCTATGTTTTTAAATTGGGAAAAGGGGCTGTGGCTTGGGCATCTAAGAAGCAACCTATTGTAACACTATCTACTATAGAAGCTGAGTTTGTAGCTGCAGCATTGTGTGCTTGTCAGGCAGTGTGGATGAAAAGACTGCTTAAAACATTGTTCTATTCTCATAATGAGTGTATTACTTTGTTCTGTGATAACTCATCTACCATAAAGCTTGCTAAAATGCAGTGTTACATGGTAGAA ACTGCAGACATAATGACGAAAGCATTGAAGTTGGAGTCATTTGAAAAACTCAGGGTAAAACTTGGAATTTGCAGGATGCAGA AGGGGAACATTTTGAGATGGTGCATAGCGGATGAGCAAATGCCAGATGATGTGTTACGAAGGGCTCTTAATTGGGCTTGTTCACATGGTGCAGATTGTAGAAAGATCCAGCCCAAGCAAGCATGTTTCTGGCCCAATACTGTTAAGGCCCATGCTTCATATGCCTTCAACAGCTATTACCAAAGGCAAAAGCACAAACACAACAGCTGCCATTTCAAATCTGCTGCCTTTGTTACTGAAATTAATCCAA AGGGGAACATTTTGAGGTGGTGCATAGCAGATGAGCAAATGCCAGATGATGTGTTACAAAGGGCTCTTGATTGGGCTTGTTCACATGGTGCAGATTGTAGAAAGATCCAGCCCAAGCAACCATGTTTCTGGCCCAATACTGTTAAGGCCCATGCTTCATATGCCTTCAACAGCTATTACCAAAGGCAAAAGCACAAACACAATAGCTGCCATTTCAAATCTGCTGCCTTTGTTACTGAAGTTAATCCAA GTCATGGTTCATGCAGATTTGAAGTTATTCCTTAA